A genomic segment from Brienomyrus brachyistius isolate T26 chromosome 9, BBRACH_0.4, whole genome shotgun sequence encodes:
- the znf384b gene encoding zinc finger protein 384b isoform X4, whose translation MYAHSCKVRNMFDHYYMHGGLGRMMEDSHFNSSYFWSPVPTVQGQIENAMFLNKMKEQLGPDKNPSFPHPSHYPTTVLTMPGSVTMDTAGRTPKQEGGGGTSLAVSGHLHPPHTTQNITVVPVPSSGIMTAAGLVITTPQGTLVSPPSSSQSFVSGHPTTTMIVSTLHAPSTDKKDDIGISPAVVMPTPSKRGRKKKTELSRAGTTPGGHPLSSGSDALILAHLAAGGQHHTADPYDLSNDEDDHGSKDSSKSYRNHTEAKPHKCPHCSKSFANSSYLAQHIRIHTGVKPYTCSFCQKSFRQLSHLQQHNRIHTGDRPYKCVHPGCDKAFTQLSNLQSHRRQHNKDKPFKCHNCNRGYTDSASLEVHLSTHTVKHAKLFSCGLCNRTYTSETYLMKHMRKHNPDPLSAAAVVSAQQSQQQPQGGGGQSRGERGESGVGVAGSNTGAGGGQAQNQGNHNTPSSYPQADVVPCPFDLHQYKTVSAGDIQYKPVSVAELTAHKDLCLTVSTSTIQVEHLNS comes from the exons ATGTATGCACATTCGTGTAAGGTTCGGAATATGTTTGATCATTACTATATGCACGGTGGTCTAGGAA GAATGATGGAAGATTCCCATTTTAACTCCTCGTACTTCTGGTCTCCAGTTCCAACAGTGCAAGGACAG ATCGAAAACGCCATGTTTCTGAACAAGATGAAAGAACAGCTGGGCCCTGACAAGAACCCCTCTTTCCCTCACCCCTCCCATTACCCCACCACTGTGCTCACTATGCCAGGCTCAGTCACTATGGACACAGCAGGGCGGACACCTAAGCAAGAGGGAGGAGGTGGCACCTCACTGGCAGTCAGTGGCCACCTCCACCCTCCACATACCACCCAGAACATCACCGTGGTGCCAGTGCCCTCCTCCGGTATCATGACGGCAG CTGGGCTGGTAATCACCACTCCCCAAGGTACACTGGTCTCCCCTCCATCCTCGTCACAGTCCTTTGTCTCTGGACATCCTACGACAACCATGATAGTGTCAACACTACATGCCCCGAGTACAG ACAAGAAAGATGACATTGGTATTTCCCCAGCTGTCGTCATGCCGACGCCCTCTAAGCGGGGCCGGAAGAAGAAGACAGAGCTGTCTCGTGCAGGCACCACCCCGGGCGGCCACCCCCTCTCCTCCGGAAGTGACGCGCTCATCTTGGCACACCTGGCAGCAGGGGGGCAG CACCACACCGCTGACCCATATGACCTTTCGAATGATGAGGACGACCATGGCAGCAAAGACAGCAGCAAGTCTTACAG AAACCATACAGAGGCCAAACCGCACAAATGCCCCCATTGCTCCAAGTCTTTCGCCAACTCCAGCTACCTGGCGCAGCACATCCGCATCCACACAGGGGTGAAGCCCtacacctgctccttctgccaGAAATCGTTCAGGCAGCTCAGTCACCTGCAGCAACACAACAG GATCCACACTGGAGACAGACCTTATAAATGTGTGCATCCAGGATGCGACAAAGCCTTCACACAGCTGTCCAACCTGCAG TCCCACCGGCGGCAGCACAATAAGGACAAGCCGTTTAAATGTCACAACTGCAACCGGGGCTACACGGACTCAGCCAGCCTGGAGGTGCACCTGTCCACCCACACGGTCAAGCACGCCAAGCTGTTCTCCTGTGGCCTGTGCAATCGCACGTACACGTCG gagaCGTACCTAATGAAACACATGAGGAAGCACAACCCTGACCCCCTGAGCGCGGCTGCTGTTGTCTCCGCTCAGCAATCGCAGCAGCAGCCCCAAGGCGGTGGGGGGCAGAGCCGGGGGGAACGAGGAGAGAGTGGAGTGGGAGTAGCGGGATCCAACACTGGGGCTGGGGGTGGCCAGGCTCAGAACCAAGGCAACCACAACACCCCCAGCAGTTACCCACAGGCGGACGTCGTACCCTGCCCCTTTGACCTCCACCAATACAAGACAGTGTCGGCTGGGGACATCCAGTACAAGCCGGTGAGCGTGGCTGAACTGACGGCCCACAAGGACCTCTGCCTGACTGTCTCAACCTCAACCATCCAGGTGGAACACCTCAACTCATAG
- the gnl1 gene encoding guanine nucleotide-binding protein-like 1, which translates to MPRKKPFSNKQKKKQLQVKRERRRGDTGFIGNSRNASWERGKEREGQSDTTDSETTDVKRINQQPAERDGTYDLNRFRLHFERESKEEIERRKAVARERFLRPVAEKDLEMDINDIYPPEKRLDFPRRPSWHYGMAREELLRKEEKSFREFLTALHARNEPGSLSHFEHNLETWRQLWRVLEMSDVVLLIVDIRYPVLQFPPALYNYVTNELHKQVILVLNKVDLCPSPLVLAWRHYLSSRFPSLQCVCFTSQPGQAYDTVLQKRRRRKKLGWNQAAGPVQILRACQDIAAGRVDLSSWEQKIQRDASTSCLEEDVPEDAQTVLVEHQSDVAMEMQSSSHELYEDGVLTLGCIGFPNVGKSSVLNGLVGRKVVSVSRTPGHTKYFQTYYLTPTVKLCDCPGLVFPSLVTKQLQILAGIYPVAQLQEPYSSVGYLCERTPLHSVLKLKYPNQEGEGVGGENQWTAWDVCEAWAERRGYKTAKAARNDVYRAANSLLRLAIDGRISLCLTPPGYSAQRAVWESHPGLSEIITLQGRNDEEGLGEKDEEDGESSSEPEEEGDRDADEDDDDSDDEDDILGNPMWKGGLQAKLKANMFSVLGENECE; encoded by the exons ATGCCCAGGAAGAAGCCGTTTAGCAATAAACAGAAGAAGAAGCAACTTCAAGTGAAGCGGGAGAGAAGAAGAG GGGACACTGGCTTCATTGGCAACAGTCGAAATGCGAGTTGGGAACGAGGTAAGGAGAGAGAAGGACAGTCGGACACGACAGATAGCGAGACTACAGACGTGAAGAGGATCAATCAGCAACCAGCCGAGAGAGATGGGACCTATGACCTGAACAG ATTCCGCTTGCACTTTGAGAGGGAGAGCAAGGAGGAGATCGAGAGGCGGAAGGCAGTAGCCAGAGAGAGGTTTCTTCGCCCGGTGGCAGAGAAGGATCTAGAGATGGATATCAATGACATCTATCCACCAGAGAAAC GTTTGGATTTCCCACGCAGACCTTCCTGGCATTATGGGATGGCTCGTGAAGAGCTCCTCAGGAAGGAAGAGAAGTCATTCCGGGAGTTCCTGACAGCGCTACATGCTCGCAATGAGCCGGGATCCCTAAGCCACTTTGAGCACAACCTAGAG ACATGGCGACAGCTGTGGAGAGTGTTGGAGATGTCAGATGTTGTCCTGCTCATTGTAGATATCAGATACCCA GTTCTCCAGTTCCCTCCAGCTCTGTACAATTATGTCACCAATGAACTCCACAAGCAGGTGATCCTGGTTCTGAACAAAGTGGACCTTTGCCCCAGCCCTCTGGTCCTGGCCTGGAGACACTACCTGTCATCACGCTTCCCCAGCCTGCAATGTGTCTGTTTCACCTCTCAACCAGGGCAGGCTTATGACACAG TGCttcagaagaggaggaggaggaagaagctTGGCTGGAATCAAGCAGCAGGGCCTGTACAGATCCTGCGAGCCTGTCAGGACATCGCTGCTGGGAGAG TGGATCTAAGCAGCTGGGAGCAGAAGATACAGAGAGACGCTTCTACTAGCTGCCTGGAAGAGGATGTACCAGAAGATGCGCAGACCGTGCTGGTTGAGCACCAGAGCGATGTTGCCATGGAGATGCAAAGCTCTTCCCATGAGCTCTACGAAGATGGGGTGCTCACCCTTGGCTGTATTG GATTCCCGAACGTGGGAAAGTCTTCTGTGTTAAATGGCCTTGTGGGAAGGAAGGTAGTGAGTGTATCACGCACCCCAGGCCACACGAAGTACTTCCAGACTTACTATCTGACCCCCACCGTCAAGCTGTGCGACTGTCCTGGCTTAGTTTTCCCCTCGCTCGTGACCAAGCAACTGCAG ATCTTGGCTGGCATTTACCCGGTGGCTCAACTCCAGGAACCCTACAGCTCTGTGGGCTACCTATGTGAAAGGACCCCCTTACACTCTGTCCTTAAGCTCAAATACCCCAACCAGGAGGGGGAGGGTGTTGGAGGAGAGAACCAATGGACAGCCTGGGACGTGTGTGAAG cctgggctGAGAGGAGAGGGTACAAAACGGCCAAGGCAGCCAGGAACGACGTATACCGAGCTGCAAACAGCCTTCTGCGGCTGGCCATAGATGGCAGGATCTCCCTTTGTCTCACCCCTCCGGGGTACTCGGCCCAAAGAG CTGTGTGGGAGTCCCACCCGGGTCTCTCAGAAATAATTACTCTACAAGGTAGGAATGACGAAGAAGGGCTGGGAGAAAAGGACGAAGAGGATGGTGAGTCTAGCTCGGAGCCGGAAGAGGAAGGGGATCGGGATGCAGATGAAGATGACGATGACAGTGATGACGAGGATGACATCCTCGGGAATCCCATGTGGAAGGGAGGCCTCCAGGCCAAGCTGAAGGCCAACATGTTCAGTGTCCTGGGAGAGAATGAGTGTGAATAA
- the znf384b gene encoding zinc finger protein 384b isoform X3: MMEDSHFNSSYFWSPVPTVQGQIENAMFLNKMKEQLGPDKNPSFPHPSHYPTTVLTMPGSVTMDTAGRTPKQEGGGGTSLAVSGHLHPPHTTQNITVVPVPSSGIMTAAGLVITTPQGTLVSPPSSSQSFVSGHPTTTMIVSTLHAPSTDKKDDIGISPAVVMPTPSKRGRKKKTELSRAGTTPGGHPLSSGSDALILAHLAAGGQHHTADPYDLSNDEDDHGSKDSSKSYRCRMCAVTFFSKSDMQIHAKSHTEAKPHKCPHCSKSFANSSYLAQHIRIHSGAKPYTCSFCQKSFRQLSHLQQHTRNHTEAKPHKCPHCSKSFANSSYLAQHIRIHTGVKPYTCSFCQKSFRQLSHLQQHNRIHTGDRPYKCVHPGCDKAFTQLSNLQSHRRQHNKDKPFKCHNCNRGYTDSASLEVHLSTHTVKHAKLFSCGLCNRTYTSETYLMKHMRKHNPDPLSAAAVVSAQQSQQQPQGGGGQSRGERGESGVGVAGSNTGAGGGQAQNQGNHNTPSSYPQADVVPCPFDLHQYKTVSAGDIQYKPVSVAELTAHKDLCLTVSTSTIQVEHLNS; the protein is encoded by the exons ATGATGGAAGATTCCCATTTTAACTCCTCGTACTTCTGGTCTCCAGTTCCAACAGTGCAAGGACAG ATCGAAAACGCCATGTTTCTGAACAAGATGAAAGAACAGCTGGGCCCTGACAAGAACCCCTCTTTCCCTCACCCCTCCCATTACCCCACCACTGTGCTCACTATGCCAGGCTCAGTCACTATGGACACAGCAGGGCGGACACCTAAGCAAGAGGGAGGAGGTGGCACCTCACTGGCAGTCAGTGGCCACCTCCACCCTCCACATACCACCCAGAACATCACCGTGGTGCCAGTGCCCTCCTCCGGTATCATGACGGCAG CTGGGCTGGTAATCACCACTCCCCAAGGTACACTGGTCTCCCCTCCATCCTCGTCACAGTCCTTTGTCTCTGGACATCCTACGACAACCATGATAGTGTCAACACTACATGCCCCGAGTACAG ACAAGAAAGATGACATTGGTATTTCCCCAGCTGTCGTCATGCCGACGCCCTCTAAGCGGGGCCGGAAGAAGAAGACAGAGCTGTCTCGTGCAGGCACCACCCCGGGCGGCCACCCCCTCTCCTCCGGAAGTGACGCGCTCATCTTGGCACACCTGGCAGCAGGGGGGCAG CACCACACCGCTGACCCATATGACCTTTCGAATGATGAGGACGACCATGGCAGCAAAGACAGCAGCAAGTCTTACAG GTGCCGGATGTGTGCGGTGACCTTCTTCAGTAAGTCAGACATGCAGATCCACGCCAAGTCGCACACAGAGGCCAAACCGCACAAATGCCCGCATTGCTCCAAGTCCTTCGCCAACTCCAGCTACCTGGCGCAGCACATCCGCATCCACAGCGGGGCCAAGCCCtacacctgctccttctgccaGAAATCGTTCAGGCAGCTCAGTCACTTACAGCAGCACACACG AAACCATACAGAGGCCAAACCGCACAAATGCCCCCATTGCTCCAAGTCTTTCGCCAACTCCAGCTACCTGGCGCAGCACATCCGCATCCACACAGGGGTGAAGCCCtacacctgctccttctgccaGAAATCGTTCAGGCAGCTCAGTCACCTGCAGCAACACAACAG GATCCACACTGGAGACAGACCTTATAAATGTGTGCATCCAGGATGCGACAAAGCCTTCACACAGCTGTCCAACCTGCAG TCCCACCGGCGGCAGCACAATAAGGACAAGCCGTTTAAATGTCACAACTGCAACCGGGGCTACACGGACTCAGCCAGCCTGGAGGTGCACCTGTCCACCCACACGGTCAAGCACGCCAAGCTGTTCTCCTGTGGCCTGTGCAATCGCACGTACACGTCG gagaCGTACCTAATGAAACACATGAGGAAGCACAACCCTGACCCCCTGAGCGCGGCTGCTGTTGTCTCCGCTCAGCAATCGCAGCAGCAGCCCCAAGGCGGTGGGGGGCAGAGCCGGGGGGAACGAGGAGAGAGTGGAGTGGGAGTAGCGGGATCCAACACTGGGGCTGGGGGTGGCCAGGCTCAGAACCAAGGCAACCACAACACCCCCAGCAGTTACCCACAGGCGGACGTCGTACCCTGCCCCTTTGACCTCCACCAATACAAGACAGTGTCGGCTGGGGACATCCAGTACAAGCCGGTGAGCGTGGCTGAACTGACGGCCCACAAGGACCTCTGCCTGACTGTCTCAACCTCAACCATCCAGGTGGAACACCTCAACTCATAG
- the znf384b gene encoding zinc finger protein 384b isoform X1, producing MYAHSCKVRNMFDHYYMHGGLGRMMEDSHFNSSYFWSPVPTVQGQIENAMFLNKMKEQLGPDKNPSFPHPSHYPTTVLTMPGSVTMDTAGRTPKQEGGGGTSLAVSGHLHPPHTTQNITVVPVPSSGIMTAAGLVITTPQGTLVSPPSSSQSFVSGHPTTTMIVSTLHAPSTDKKDDIGISPAVVMPTPSKRGRKKKTELSRAGTTPGGHPLSSGSDALILAHLAAGGQHHTADPYDLSNDEDDHGSKDSSKSYRCRMCAVTFFSKSDMQIHAKSHTEAKPHKCPHCSKSFANSSYLAQHIRIHSGAKPYTCSFCQKSFRQLSHLQQHTRNHTEAKPHKCPHCSKSFANSSYLAQHIRIHTGVKPYTCSFCQKSFRQLSHLQQHNRIHTGDRPYKCVHPGCDKAFTQLSNLQSHRRQHNKDKPFKCHNCNRGYTDSASLEVHLSTHTVKHAKLFSCGLCNRTYTSETYLMKHMRKHNPDPLSAAAVVSAQQSQQQPQGGGGQSRGERGESGVGVAGSNTGAGGGQAQNQGNHNTPSSYPQADVVPCPFDLHQYKTVSAGDIQYKPVSVAELTAHKDLCLTVSTSTIQVEHLNS from the exons ATGTATGCACATTCGTGTAAGGTTCGGAATATGTTTGATCATTACTATATGCACGGTGGTCTAGGAA GAATGATGGAAGATTCCCATTTTAACTCCTCGTACTTCTGGTCTCCAGTTCCAACAGTGCAAGGACAG ATCGAAAACGCCATGTTTCTGAACAAGATGAAAGAACAGCTGGGCCCTGACAAGAACCCCTCTTTCCCTCACCCCTCCCATTACCCCACCACTGTGCTCACTATGCCAGGCTCAGTCACTATGGACACAGCAGGGCGGACACCTAAGCAAGAGGGAGGAGGTGGCACCTCACTGGCAGTCAGTGGCCACCTCCACCCTCCACATACCACCCAGAACATCACCGTGGTGCCAGTGCCCTCCTCCGGTATCATGACGGCAG CTGGGCTGGTAATCACCACTCCCCAAGGTACACTGGTCTCCCCTCCATCCTCGTCACAGTCCTTTGTCTCTGGACATCCTACGACAACCATGATAGTGTCAACACTACATGCCCCGAGTACAG ACAAGAAAGATGACATTGGTATTTCCCCAGCTGTCGTCATGCCGACGCCCTCTAAGCGGGGCCGGAAGAAGAAGACAGAGCTGTCTCGTGCAGGCACCACCCCGGGCGGCCACCCCCTCTCCTCCGGAAGTGACGCGCTCATCTTGGCACACCTGGCAGCAGGGGGGCAG CACCACACCGCTGACCCATATGACCTTTCGAATGATGAGGACGACCATGGCAGCAAAGACAGCAGCAAGTCTTACAG GTGCCGGATGTGTGCGGTGACCTTCTTCAGTAAGTCAGACATGCAGATCCACGCCAAGTCGCACACAGAGGCCAAACCGCACAAATGCCCGCATTGCTCCAAGTCCTTCGCCAACTCCAGCTACCTGGCGCAGCACATCCGCATCCACAGCGGGGCCAAGCCCtacacctgctccttctgccaGAAATCGTTCAGGCAGCTCAGTCACTTACAGCAGCACACACG AAACCATACAGAGGCCAAACCGCACAAATGCCCCCATTGCTCCAAGTCTTTCGCCAACTCCAGCTACCTGGCGCAGCACATCCGCATCCACACAGGGGTGAAGCCCtacacctgctccttctgccaGAAATCGTTCAGGCAGCTCAGTCACCTGCAGCAACACAACAG GATCCACACTGGAGACAGACCTTATAAATGTGTGCATCCAGGATGCGACAAAGCCTTCACACAGCTGTCCAACCTGCAG TCCCACCGGCGGCAGCACAATAAGGACAAGCCGTTTAAATGTCACAACTGCAACCGGGGCTACACGGACTCAGCCAGCCTGGAGGTGCACCTGTCCACCCACACGGTCAAGCACGCCAAGCTGTTCTCCTGTGGCCTGTGCAATCGCACGTACACGTCG gagaCGTACCTAATGAAACACATGAGGAAGCACAACCCTGACCCCCTGAGCGCGGCTGCTGTTGTCTCCGCTCAGCAATCGCAGCAGCAGCCCCAAGGCGGTGGGGGGCAGAGCCGGGGGGAACGAGGAGAGAGTGGAGTGGGAGTAGCGGGATCCAACACTGGGGCTGGGGGTGGCCAGGCTCAGAACCAAGGCAACCACAACACCCCCAGCAGTTACCCACAGGCGGACGTCGTACCCTGCCCCTTTGACCTCCACCAATACAAGACAGTGTCGGCTGGGGACATCCAGTACAAGCCGGTGAGCGTGGCTGAACTGACGGCCCACAAGGACCTCTGCCTGACTGTCTCAACCTCAACCATCCAGGTGGAACACCTCAACTCATAG
- the znf384b gene encoding zinc finger protein 384b isoform X2 — MYAHSCKVRNMFDHYYMHGGLGRMMEDSHFNSSYFWSPVPTVQGQIENAMFLNKMKEQLGPDKNPSFPHPSHYPTTVLTMPGSVTMDTAGRTPKQEGGGGTSLAVSGHLHPPHTTQNITVVPVPSSGIMTAAGLVITTPQGTLVSPPSSSQSFVSGHPTTTMIVSTLHAPSTAVVMPTPSKRGRKKKTELSRAGTTPGGHPLSSGSDALILAHLAAGGQHHTADPYDLSNDEDDHGSKDSSKSYRCRMCAVTFFSKSDMQIHAKSHTEAKPHKCPHCSKSFANSSYLAQHIRIHSGAKPYTCSFCQKSFRQLSHLQQHTRNHTEAKPHKCPHCSKSFANSSYLAQHIRIHTGVKPYTCSFCQKSFRQLSHLQQHNRIHTGDRPYKCVHPGCDKAFTQLSNLQSHRRQHNKDKPFKCHNCNRGYTDSASLEVHLSTHTVKHAKLFSCGLCNRTYTSETYLMKHMRKHNPDPLSAAAVVSAQQSQQQPQGGGGQSRGERGESGVGVAGSNTGAGGGQAQNQGNHNTPSSYPQADVVPCPFDLHQYKTVSAGDIQYKPVSVAELTAHKDLCLTVSTSTIQVEHLNS; from the exons ATGTATGCACATTCGTGTAAGGTTCGGAATATGTTTGATCATTACTATATGCACGGTGGTCTAGGAA GAATGATGGAAGATTCCCATTTTAACTCCTCGTACTTCTGGTCTCCAGTTCCAACAGTGCAAGGACAG ATCGAAAACGCCATGTTTCTGAACAAGATGAAAGAACAGCTGGGCCCTGACAAGAACCCCTCTTTCCCTCACCCCTCCCATTACCCCACCACTGTGCTCACTATGCCAGGCTCAGTCACTATGGACACAGCAGGGCGGACACCTAAGCAAGAGGGAGGAGGTGGCACCTCACTGGCAGTCAGTGGCCACCTCCACCCTCCACATACCACCCAGAACATCACCGTGGTGCCAGTGCCCTCCTCCGGTATCATGACGGCAG CTGGGCTGGTAATCACCACTCCCCAAGGTACACTGGTCTCCCCTCCATCCTCGTCACAGTCCTTTGTCTCTGGACATCCTACGACAACCATGATAGTGTCAACACTACATGCCCCGAGTACAG CTGTCGTCATGCCGACGCCCTCTAAGCGGGGCCGGAAGAAGAAGACAGAGCTGTCTCGTGCAGGCACCACCCCGGGCGGCCACCCCCTCTCCTCCGGAAGTGACGCGCTCATCTTGGCACACCTGGCAGCAGGGGGGCAG CACCACACCGCTGACCCATATGACCTTTCGAATGATGAGGACGACCATGGCAGCAAAGACAGCAGCAAGTCTTACAG GTGCCGGATGTGTGCGGTGACCTTCTTCAGTAAGTCAGACATGCAGATCCACGCCAAGTCGCACACAGAGGCCAAACCGCACAAATGCCCGCATTGCTCCAAGTCCTTCGCCAACTCCAGCTACCTGGCGCAGCACATCCGCATCCACAGCGGGGCCAAGCCCtacacctgctccttctgccaGAAATCGTTCAGGCAGCTCAGTCACTTACAGCAGCACACACG AAACCATACAGAGGCCAAACCGCACAAATGCCCCCATTGCTCCAAGTCTTTCGCCAACTCCAGCTACCTGGCGCAGCACATCCGCATCCACACAGGGGTGAAGCCCtacacctgctccttctgccaGAAATCGTTCAGGCAGCTCAGTCACCTGCAGCAACACAACAG GATCCACACTGGAGACAGACCTTATAAATGTGTGCATCCAGGATGCGACAAAGCCTTCACACAGCTGTCCAACCTGCAG TCCCACCGGCGGCAGCACAATAAGGACAAGCCGTTTAAATGTCACAACTGCAACCGGGGCTACACGGACTCAGCCAGCCTGGAGGTGCACCTGTCCACCCACACGGTCAAGCACGCCAAGCTGTTCTCCTGTGGCCTGTGCAATCGCACGTACACGTCG gagaCGTACCTAATGAAACACATGAGGAAGCACAACCCTGACCCCCTGAGCGCGGCTGCTGTTGTCTCCGCTCAGCAATCGCAGCAGCAGCCCCAAGGCGGTGGGGGGCAGAGCCGGGGGGAACGAGGAGAGAGTGGAGTGGGAGTAGCGGGATCCAACACTGGGGCTGGGGGTGGCCAGGCTCAGAACCAAGGCAACCACAACACCCCCAGCAGTTACCCACAGGCGGACGTCGTACCCTGCCCCTTTGACCTCCACCAATACAAGACAGTGTCGGCTGGGGACATCCAGTACAAGCCGGTGAGCGTGGCTGAACTGACGGCCCACAAGGACCTCTGCCTGACTGTCTCAACCTCAACCATCCAGGTGGAACACCTCAACTCATAG